The Phragmites australis chromosome 13, lpPhrAust1.1, whole genome shotgun sequence DNA window CACTTGGTTTCAGTCATAGATGGCGCGACTAGATAGCTCAATTGcttgcctcttcctcttcccgtgTCCTTCTAAATGGGGAGTCTgggctgaaagtgcatctaggccccctatatgggttttggctaattgatgacaaatgattaagggactaataggtttgctgaagttatgaacaggttttaagtccctttggagaagttaaacgaTGTTGGCATACCTCTAAAAATTggagaagcggcatgtagttactcaatagaccttaattcattttgattttgaatttgagttcaggatagtcgtactatcaagagggatgcgtgttaatagtcttgaaggtgtctcagtactcaaagtatctttttagaaccaaaagttgaGAGAGACCATCACCCACGGACGTCGGGAAAAAAGGCTTATGTTGTCTGtgcctggagtctccgagttagcctggatactccggactctgaTCAGtaggtcggagtctccgggtaagACTCCgacagagagtctcggtttgagcTTGAGAGCTCAACCCGGAATCTCTGGGTTAGCTCGGATACTTTGGAGTCTGGTATGTGgctggagtctctgggtgagaCTCCGAGCTAGAGTCTCAGGTAGGCTTTAAGTGCTTAACCCAGAGTCTAcaggttggcccggatactccaggttctgGTGTTTTCGGACCCTCCAGGCAGGCTTCGGATAGTGGTTCTGCTTGTGTGCCcaagtgttacccggagtctccgggtgaacccggatacttcgaGTCAGTACAAAATgcacagtaatggctagtttttttaagtgggctataaatacccctcaaccCCTGCTTCATTTACTGCTGAACAACTCATGGACAAACTCattcaaagccattcaatagccctcctaactcctctagagctttGATTCTTACAAGATTTGGATATTAGGGTTtgggaagtgagattgagtgctacaGAGCTAAAatctattcttgagcacttgaggtcatcgCCAAGATTTTGATTCGCgttttttactcttggagctttgagttcCTAGATGGCAAAGCGTcacccgaagagcacccaagcttgtggagtgccccggaaagtttgtattacccattGAGTTTAGTAAGAACcttagcttgatctttgtggtcacttgggtgaggaaagggttgagagaaacccggctctttgtgatcTCCTCAACCGATAAGTATGCACTTcgttgtgaggtggccgaacttcgggaacaaatctttgtctcctttactttattgcacatttacttgttctagttgatttttggggatttttcCGATCCTTTTGCTTATGTGCGTGTGACTGTAGGTTGTTGGTGATAAGGTCTTTAGGCATCTcttagaacatgtggtaacttatagactcaattaaatttgctcaaaagTTTATATGTTTTGATTTCCTGTTTCATTCGGATTGTCCGGGtaagcccggagtatccgggttctgtataaccaggagtctccggattgacccagagtatctggactCAGTAACCCACtgcgaagttttaaatttcaggaaacgcctattcaACCCCCCTAGCGACATCACGTACATTTCAAGGGCAACCTTTCAACCATGCAAGGGGACTGAGATAGGGAAATCCGCTCTCTCCTATGTTGTTTATCATGGCAATGGATCCCTTGCAGTGTCTGTTGCAACTTGCAGAGATTAGACACACCCTGGAGCTAGTGTTGCCAGAAAAGGCAAAGCTACATAGCTCGTTATACGCTGATAACGCGGCTATTTTCACAAATCCAGATTGAGATGATATTAAAGCAATCAATGAAATCCTCATGGCTTTCAAAAAATGCTTAGGATTACTCATGAATATGGCAAAGACAGAAATACTCCCAATTAGGTGCCAAGGGATTAACCTTGCTGAAATGCTTGCTGAATTCTTAGGGGAAATTAGATCTTTCCCATGCAAGTACCTTGGACTCCCACTACGCATGAGAAAATTAAGGAAAATTGACCTTCAACTTTTGTTGGATAAGTTAGGAGGAAGGTTACATGGATGGAAAGGCTGGCTATTCTCCCTAGCTGGTAGGGAAATATTGGTCAAAATGGTGCTCTCCTCACAGCCAATGTACCACCTCACCGTTTCCCCTCTGCAAAAACGGCTTGCTAAGAGAATTGACTGAATCAGACAGGCTTTTCTATGGAAAAGGGAGGCACTAGAAAAAGTTAGTGGAGCTCACTCACTAGTTAACTGGAGCAGCATAGCTAGGCCAAAAGACCTTGGTGGCCTTGGGATCTTGGACATTGAACGGTTCGCAAGAGCATTACAAATTTGATGGTTGTGGTACCAATGGATAGACAAGGATAGACCTTGGGCTAGGATGCCAGTGCCGTGTGATGCAATTAATAGAGATCTCTTCATGGTCTCAACCGAGGTCACAATCGGTGACGGTAAAAAGGCAAGCTTCTAGAATGACAACTGACTAAATGGAATGGCACTAAGAGTAATCGCACCGAACCTAtacacactactatagaacatggcttcactaccggttccaaaCTGGCTTTCACTACCAGTTTTGGAACTGGCAGTGGGTTTCGGGCAGTGAAGGTTGGGATGACATCACTGTCGGTGttttagaaccgacagtgaagccTTTTtctagaaacaaaaaaagaaaaacaaaatgaatCGATCCTGCCGTGCCACCACCGGACCTCATCGTGCTGCTCCTGGATCCTGCCACTGTGATGCCCAGGACCTCGCCGTGCTCACCACCATGGATCCCACCATCGCAACACCCTGCAACAGAAACGCGGTGGCACGAAGGCCACCGCCATAGCACAGAAATGTTCACTGTTGAATCACAAAAATGTTCACTGCCGAATCGGAGCCACCGCAACACCCTACACACAGATTGAGCCCCCTGATGGCCGAATCGGAGCCTTCGTCGCCGGATCGATCCCCGCGATAGCTGAAATCGGAAGCTTTCTTTGCTTCTCTACCGTGTGATAGTCGAATCGGAGCCTTCATCGTCAGAATTATCCATGCAGCTATGACGAGTGGAGGCACGTGCAAGCAAAGAGGAGAGTGAGGCACGGACAGAGAGGAGGCAGTCGGTCGTTGGAGAAGGAGGTGCGGCTGAAGGAGGTGCTCGGTCGGACGAGGCATgcagcaagaggaggaggtgcGGCCGAAGGAGGCGCTCGGCAAGACGAGGCAtgcaggaagaggaggaggctcggccggaggaggaggggtgCAGCCGAAGGTGGTGCGTGACACCAACAGAGGCCTGAGAGTTGGAGACTACCGGAGAatcctcactctctctctctctctctctctctctcttgggtGGATCAATAAGATAAGGCCAGAGGAGGAGGGGCGCTCGGGTGGATCGAGGAGATGGGTGGATCCGAGGCACTCCgaacttagatttttttaagcCGGCTGGGTTGAGCGGACATGAACGCGTGACTAAATGGATTCCATGCAAAATTTGGGTCTGCTACACCattcactactggttcatacaaacaaaccgatagtgatagtatgaaccggcagtgaacaTCAATCATCAGTGTTGGGTTTTTAAGAACCTGTAGTGATGCTACTTTTttacgaaccgatagtgataacgGTATTAGTGCCGATTTTTGGTGAATCATCACTGATAGACCGGCATAAGTCATGTTCTGTAGAAGTGACTGACTAGGCAAGCAAAAGTTCATAGTGGTGCAGAAAGAACTGCAAAATGATAATTGGATCCGTAACCTAAGAGCTCTTACAACTGGAGAGGAACTCTCCCAATTCGTTGAACTCTGGAATTCCCTATAGCAACCTCATCTTCACCTAGCAGTTGAAGATCACATCACATGGAAATAGACACCAGATGGCATGTACAACACAAAGAGCGCTTACAATATTCAGTTCAGGGGACGGTGAAACGTTACAGCATGATACCGATCTAGATAGCCAAGACTGAGCCAAAGTGCAAAACATTTGCATGGTTACTTATTCAGGGGAAAATATTAACTATTGacttagcaaaaaaaaaaagttggccTCATTATTAGCGCTGCAAGTTGTGCAATACAGTGGATGAAAGCACAAAACACTTAttcaaggactgcatcttcatACGACAAGTATGGCTTTACGTGGCGCAATGATACTGGTGGACTAATGTGCCGGCTCTATTAGACTACCCCAATTTACGACAATGTGGCACCAAGCAAGAGGAATGGTCAGCAAAGAGGCCTGAAGAGATTTCAATGGCGGAGTGATTTACTTCTGGTGGAATGTATGGAAAGAGAGAAAAACGATGAGTTTTTTAAGGCCCAGAGCCTAGACCCAAAGTCAGTTGCGAGGATGACCAAGGAAGACATTGATCAACAGCACCTCGCATGGAGCCAGGGCAACACAGGGGGACACGAGTATTTACTTTCTTTTATATCGTTAGGGAGTTCTAAGTTGGTTATCTAGGTTGCATTCCTGGAGTGTGGGGGCTTTCGTCCCTCCTGTGTGTGTTTTGTTGATAACTATCGCTGGTCGTCTTGGTTGGGAGGGCCTAACTTATGTTCTTTCTCTCCTCCTTTTAATACAACATGTCAATTCTCTTGTCGACAGTTCAAAAAAACCACTACCACTGGCAGTGGTCCACATGTCATGTGCATTGTATCATCTATCGTCACATTTGTGATGACAATGTGAACACTGACGTACCTATAAATCATGTCAAATATTTTAGTTAGGGACGGACCCAACccaaaaattgaaaaacaaGAATTTTAGTGGGGGCTTATGTCCTCGTTGGGCCTCTTTTGGGTCCGCCCCTAAAGAAGATGCAATAAGACTAATGATTAAAAATTCGTCAAAAGTTcatgaattttgaaaatttcagagaggaataaaatatctaattttggaattttcttttattggcATGTAGGATCCATAGAgcaattgataaaaaaaaatgactgaaattttgttaaaatttcacaaattttggtctttttcgctgataaaaaaaaatataaaacaaaattaaaatcccaGTATAAGACCACTCTGCCAACGTTCACAACCCAACATGACAACGTAGCAGCACTGGCACAACAATCCACACAAATACGTTACGGTTTCTCACTAAATCGCTAATCACTAGTAGTAGCCTGCCCACGTGTTCCTCGCGCCGGATTCCTAGCGGGACGCCGGACGATCTTCACATTTGCAACGCGGTGCCGATGGCCGGAGGCTTGCACTACACTACTCATATTTTAGCACCGCAGGGGTCGTAAAGGGCAACGAAgataaagaagagagagagaagagaagcagAGGAACAGGAGACCAGGGGGACGACGCCTGACCTGACCCCGCTGATCAGCGTCACCGCCTCTTCTTCGGAGCCCAAGCCCTACAGCAACCGAGACAGCAGCGCACCGCAACCGCAGTTCGCCACGCAGCAGAgggtgccaccgccgcctcggGGGTTCGCTGGCGCGGCAATGCCGACGCAGGGGGAAGGAGGCCTCGCCGCGTCGGCCGCAGCGCATGCgcgggcggaggcggcggcgcgggcgcgcgcGGCGGAGCAGATGGCGTTCGAGGACGCGTGGAAGGCCACCAACCCGGACTTCACGACGCCCTTCGCCTCCGTCGAGGACGCCGTCAGCAGGTGCGTGTTGCGATCTCCCTCGCCGTCGTCGGCGatcctcctcgccgccttccTCCGTGGTGTCGTTGTTGCTCCTGCGCGGTTTAGCGCATCTTGCTCTCGTGTTCTGGGATTTCTTCTGTAGGCTGCACGGGTGCTTCATGTTGGATCTTGCGATAGAATAATTTTCTTGGGAGTTTTTGGGGTTAGTTCTTCATTCGTCTGAGTTGATGTACTAGGATTTAGTGCAgtgaatttgatctttcatggAGAACGTAAGATTCTTTAGCGTGCTAATGTTTTGATTCGATCAAAAACATGTGCAGAGGATTGGACGGCAGGTGTGTAGCAACCTGCCAAGAAATCTGTCCAGATACCATAACAGTGTCTCATGAGGATTTCGCCCAATCTATGCGGCTTAACTTCCCTATGATAAACAGGAATAATGCCTGATCAAGAATTGGTTGGgtttcttttccatttttttctgACACAATCTCTGAAAAATTGTTCTTAACTGAAATAATTCTAGGGAGATTAATGTACGACTGGACTTACTGATTCTTGATCAAGATGAGATATGGATCTTAAGGACAAACCGTCATCAGGACACTGTTTAGTACCATGATATCAGCCAGCCTTTGATAATTGAGTTTATAAACACATCTTTGCAGATATGTATTTCTGAATCCAATATTTCTACTATGTTAACCATGTAATCCAATATGTCTACTTCTGTTTTCTTGTAAAAGATTGTTGTTGTACTCTGACAAAACAGTTgatctctttcttttctttttatttttttttggttgcttTCATCATAGTAGATATCACTGCGATCGTACGTTGTTAACTTTGAAGTACATTACATATTGTCTGATTGATCTTGGAGGGCAATATGCTTATTGCCGTGTGTACATTACATATTGTCCAGAGGCCAGACTATATACCGTTTCTGAAAACTCATGTTATCTTCCATGAAAAATTGTAATCTCTACGATTTAACATATGTCAACGTTTGTATGTGCAACCTAAAAATGTTCAGTTGTTACAATCTTAATAATATCTCCTCATACTTTTGCTGAAATAAAGCAAGGCATGCATATTTGAAACTGGTAATGATAGCAAAAACAGGCATTTTGCTACCAATCTTGGTGTTCTGTCCATTCGTTTGCAATTGTTTGCCTGCTTGACAAACAATCGAAACCCATAAATTAACAATGTTCTTTCTCTCTTGGCCAGGCTGCTTCCCTACCACGTCTTCGCGGactacgaggaggaggaggactgtgtcgacggcggcggcgcaacCGCGACGGAGAAGTCTAGCGCGCAGGAGTGGGAGGAGGTCATAGACGCCAAGACGAAGGACTTGATCGCACATTTCGAGAAGCAAGTGCTGACCTTCAACATCATTAACCGGGAGCGCGCGGAGGGCATCGCCCGCGGCGAGGAGCGGCTCATGCTGGAGATGGCTCTGTACGATGACGAGCGCCGGCAGGCAGAGCGCGTGCGCGCTGCCATCGTGCAGGAGCATCGGGAGCAGCAAGAGGCCGCGCGCAAGCGCCTGGCGCTTGCGCAGGCTCAGGCTCAGGCTCAGGCCGCAGGTGCATGGCCACTGGTGCAGCCCTCCGCCGCCTGGCAGGCGCTCGCGGCGGCTGCGGCCGCCAGCGGCCAGGGGGGCTCCGGCGAGCAGGCGCTGGTACAGGCCttggtgatgcagcagcagcaggagatgATGACGGCCGGCACATGGCAGGCGCTCGCCGCGGCGGCGTCGCGCGGCGATGGGGGGGCAAGCGGGCAGGCGCTAGTACAGGCCGTAATGATGCAGcacatgcagcagcagcagaaacaGAAGATGATAGCGGCGGCGTCGCGCGGCGAGGCGGCGACCGGTGGGCAGGCGTTG harbors:
- the LOC133889338 gene encoding uncharacterized protein LOC133889338, whose product is MPTQGEGGLAASAAAHARAEAAARARAAEQMAFEDAWKATNPDFTTPFASVEDAVSRLLPYHVFADYEEEEDCVDGGGATATEKSSAQEWEEVIDAKTKDLIAHFEKQVLTFNIINRERAEGIARGEERLMLEMALYDDERRQAERVRAAIVQEHREQQEAARKRLALAQAQAQAQAAGAWPLVQPSAAWQALAAAAAASGQGGSGEQALVQALVMQQQQEMMTAGTWQALAAAASRGDGGASGQALVQAVMMQHMQQQQKQKMIAAASRGEAATGGQALTPAVVMQQQHQEEEMMGDGAWRLQQLGRRQAYVAPCADGSSSRQAAAAPHQPAQEQASGSATGMMMPSPWRGSAERREQ